From Anopheles arabiensis isolate DONGOLA chromosome 3, AaraD3, whole genome shotgun sequence, a single genomic window includes:
- the LOC120903402 gene encoding uncharacterized protein LOC120903402, whose product MNGVGGTSRARQEEAIEAEIRARYPAPQFETTGERRKRFARINSALYRHRKRVRESTLEDVSEPRTGSITTSTAALQQGQNAINVDSDLDVSLDGEFATPPNETPAAKKRRLARKLEAFHRRNLQLQTVAQPETLLPEPSAAPSLPQQPSMLHFNPDDLRLRRETEAAWQRRLIARHGSSTLRVGLGYHEHYNHPERHRLGSQRSCAYCSAPKWPGEAPTVCCNSAQWAV is encoded by the coding sequence ATGAACGGAGTCGGAGGTACATCACGCGCTAGGCAGGAAGAAGCGATTGAAGCAGAAATTCGGGCGAGATATCCCGCTCCCCAATTCGAAACGACGGGTGAGCGCAGGAAGCGCTTTGCACGAATTAACAGTGCGCTTTACCGGCATCGCAAACGAGTACGGGAATCTACCTTGGAGGATGTTTCAGAGCCGAGGACGGGCTCCATAACCACATCTACTGCTGCTCTACAACAAGGACAGAACGCAATCAATGTCGACTCTGACTTGGACGTATCGTTGGATGGTGAGTTTGCCACCCCTCCAAACGAAACACCTGCTGCGAAAAAACGACGACTTGCACGTAAGCTGGAAGCTTTTCATCGTCGTAATCTACAATTGCAAACAGTTGCACAACCGGAGACTTTGCTTCCTGAACCATCAGCTGCGCCATCGTTGCCGCAGCAGCCTTCTATGCTGCATTTTAATCCGGATGACTTGCGACTACGTCGGGAGACCGAAGCAGCATGGCAGCGTCGGCTCATTGCGCGACATGGTAGCAGCACACTGCGTGTTGGATTGGGTTACCATGAGCACTACAACCACCCAGAACGCCATCGGCTGGGTTCACAACGGAGCTGTGCATATTGTAGTGCGCCTAAGTGGCCTGGTGAAGCACCTACGGTATGCTGCAACAGTGCACAATGGGCagtttag